In one window of Camelina sativa cultivar DH55 chromosome 15, Cs, whole genome shotgun sequence DNA:
- the LOC104744354 gene encoding aspartic proteinase-like protein 2, with product MDLKRRRWFLSIILLSAALLIGPQFSSTAATTPVFEVRSKFAGKREKDLGALKAHDLHRHSRLLSAIDLPLGGDSQPESIGLYFAKIGLGTPSRDFHVQVDTGSDILWVNCAGCIRCPRKSDLVELTPYDADASSTAKSVSCDDSFCSYVNQRSECHAGSTCQYVIMYGDGSSTNGYLVKDVVHLDLVTGNRQTGSTNGTIIFGCGSKQSGQLGESQAAVDGIMGFGQSNSSFISQLASQRKVKRSFAHCLDNNSGGGIFAIGEVVSPKVKTTPMLSKSAHYSVNLNAIEVGNSVLQLSSDAFNSGDDKGVIVDSGTTLVYLPEAVYKPLMNEILASHPELTLHTVQDSFTCFHYIDKLDRFPTVTFQFDKSLPLAVYPREYLFQVREDTWCFGWQNGGLQTKGGEELTILGDMALSNKLVVYDIENQVIGWTNHNCSGGIQVKDEESGAIYTVGAHNLSWSSSLAITRLLTLVSLLIPFLCYMAL from the exons ATGGATCTAAAGCGGAGACGGTGGTTCTTGTCGATTATTTTGCTTTCGGCGGCGTTGCTAATTGGGCCGCAGTTTTCGTCAACGGCGGCGACGACTCCGGTATTTGAAGTTCGAAGCAAGTTCGctggaaaaagagaaaaagatcttggAGCTCTTAAAGCTCACGACCTCCACCGTCACTCTAGGCTTCTCTCCGCCATCGATCTACCTCTCGGCGGCGATAGCCAGCCTGAGTCTATTGG ATTATACTTTGCTAAAATCGGACTAGGAACTCCATCAAGAGACTTTCATGTCCAAGTTGATACAGGAAGTGATATCTTATGGGTGAATTGTGCTGGTTGCATCCGATGTCCTAGGAAAAGTGATCTGGTAGAGCTGACACCTTATGATGCGGATGCTTCGTCAACTGCCAAATCTGTTTCCTGTGATGACAGCTTTTGCTCTTACGTTAACCAAAGATCTGAGTGTCACGCAGGCTCTACTTGTCAATATGTTATCATGTATGGAGATGGGAGCTCTACTAATGGATACTTGGTTAAAGATGTTGTGCATTTGGATTTAGTTACTGGCAATCGTCAAACCGGTTCCACCAACGGAACTATTATCTTCGG ATGTGGTTCTAAACAGTCTGGTCAACTCGGTGAATCCCAAGCTGCAGTTGATGGGATAATGGGATTTGGACAGTCGAATTCATCGTTTATATCGCAGCTAGCTTCACAAAGAAAGGTCAAAAGATCTTTTGCACATTGTTTGGATAATAACAGTGGAGGCGGTATCTTCGCCATTGGAGAAGTTGTGTCACCTAAAGTAAAGACTACTCCTATGCTCTCTAAATC AGCTCACTATAGTGTTAACCTCAATGCAATTGAAGTTGGTAATTCAGTTTTACAACTTTCTTCGGATGCGTTTAATTCGGGAGATGACAAAGGAGTTATTGTTGATAGTGGTACAACTCTAGTGTATCTTCCTGAAGCTGTTTATAAGCCATTAATGAATGAG atattgGCTTCACATCCGGAGCTTACTTTGCATACAGTTCAAGATTCGTTTACTTGTTTCCATTATATAGACAA ATTAGATCGGTTCCCAACTGTCACTTTCCAGTTCGACAAGTCTCTTCCATTGGCGGTTTATCCTCGGGAATATCTATTCCAAGTTAGA GAAGACACATGGTGTTTTGGTTGGCAAAACGGTGGGTTGCAGActaaaggaggagaagaattaACTATTCTTGGAG ACATGGCCCTCTCTAACAAGTTAGTTGTCTACGATATTGAAAACCAAGTCATTGGATGGACCAATCACAACT GTTCAGGAGGAATTCAAGTAAAGGATGAAGAAAGTGGAGCAATCTACACAGTTGGTGCACACAACCTCTCATGGTCGTCTTCTTTAGCTATTACAAGACTTCTTAcacttgtttctctcttaatTCCTTTCCTCTGTTACATGGCTTTATAG